From Deltaproteobacteria bacterium, the proteins below share one genomic window:
- a CDS encoding NAD(P)-dependent oxidoreductase — MNVGFIGLGHLGRAIAGRLIDQGHALTVWNR; from the coding sequence ATGAACGTCGGATTCATCGGCCTCGGCCATCTGGGTCGGGCCATTGCCGGACGATTGATCGACCAGGGACACGCGCTCACGGTCTGGAACCGGA